CGGCGCTTGCGGGCGGTGCCGTGTCGGCGGAGGTCCCGGTGGCGGCGGACGGCGAGCGGTAGCGGTGGGCCGGGACGGAGCAGAGAGAGGAGTCGGCAGCCCGTGATCAAGTCGATGACCGGCTTCGCGTCCCTGACACGGGAGGACGAGGCGTTGACCGTGAGCGTTACCGCGCGCAGCGTGAATCACCGCTATCTCGATCTGCAGGTCCACCTGCCGCCGAGCCTGCTGCGCCTGGAGCCCCGGGTTCGCGACGAGGCGCAGCGGCGCCTGGCCCGCGGGCGGGTGGAGATACGGGTCGCCGCCCGGCGCCGCGGCCGGCCTCCGGTCGAGGTGGAGGTCGACGAGGCGTTGATTGCCGCACTGGTGGACGTGGTCGCCCGACCGGACGTGCAGCGCGCCACCGGTGGACGCTGGACGGTCGGCGAACTGCTGGGATTTCCGCAGGTGGTGACGGTTGCGGAGCGGACGGCCGAGCTGGGGGACGACCCGGACGTCGAGACCGCGGTGACGGGCGCCGTCGGCGAGGCGCTGGGCGATCTCGACCGCATGCGGACGAGCGAGGGCGGCCATTTGCGGGCCGACCTCGACGGACGTCTCGTCGCCCTCGGCGGACTGATCGAGCGTATCGAGCAGGACGCGGGCGCCGGCGCGGAAGCGCTTGGACAGCGGCTTACGGCGCGGCTGGTGGAGATCGGGCCGGACGTGCACGCCGACCAGGCGGCGCTGGCGCAGGAAGTGGTGCGGTTCGTGGCACGGTCGGACATCCATGAGGAGATCACGCGCTTGCGGGCGCATGTCTCGCACTGGGCCGCGCTGGCGGATGCGCCCGAGCCGTGCGGGCGCAAGCTCGACTTCCTGCTGCAGGAGATGAACCGCGAGGTCAACACCATCGGGTCGAAGGCGGACGGGCACGAGACGTCCGGACTCGTGGTGGCGGCCAAGGCGGAGCTGGAGAAGCTGCGTGAGCAGGCCCAGAACGTGGAGTGACCGGTGCGGAAGGACGACCTCCACGCCGTAGCGTCCGCCCCGGCGGAGGCCTGTGCAGGCCGTCGCGGGCTCCTGTTCGTGCTGTCGGCGCCCTCGGGGACCGGGAAGACGACGCTCGTCGGCCGGCTCGTCGAGCGCGTGCCCGATCTCGTTCGGTCGCGGTCGTACACCTCCCGTGGCGCGCGGCCCGGGGAGGTCGACGGGGTCGACTACCACTTCGTGGCGCCGGCCCGTTTCCGTGACATGATCGCCGCAGGCGCCTTCCTGGAATGGGCCGACGTGTTCGGTCGGCTCTACGGCACCGGCGCAGCCGAGACGGAAGGCTGTCGCGCGGCGGGTCGCGACGTCGTCCTGGTCATCGACGTGCAGGGAGCGCGGCAGGTCCGGCGTCAAGTGCAGGATGCGGTGAGCGTGTTCGTGCTGCCGCCCTCCTTCGAGGCGCTGGAAGAGCGCCTCCGCAGCCGCGGAAGAGAGGCAGCGGGCGGCTCGGACCTGGAACGGCGCCTCCGCACTGCCCGGCAGGAGGTCGCGATGATCGACGAGTACGACTACGTGGTCGTCAACGACGAGATCGACGCGTGCGTCGACCGGCTCCGTCACATCGTACTCGCCGAGCGGTCGCGGGCGGCGGCCATGCGCGAGCGGACGCGGGACATCGTCGAGACCT
This DNA window, taken from Acidobacteriota bacterium, encodes the following:
- a CDS encoding YicC family protein, whose amino-acid sequence is MIKSMTGFASLTREDEALTVSVTARSVNHRYLDLQVHLPPSLLRLEPRVRDEAQRRLARGRVEIRVAARRRGRPPVEVEVDEALIAALVDVVARPDVQRATGGRWTVGELLGFPQVVTVAERTAELGDDPDVETAVTGAVGEALGDLDRMRTSEGGHLRADLDGRLVALGGLIERIEQDAGAGAEALGQRLTARLVEIGPDVHADQAALAQEVVRFVARSDIHEEITRLRAHVSHWAALADAPEPCGRKLDFLLQEMNREVNTIGSKADGHETSGLVVAAKAELEKLREQAQNVE
- a CDS encoding guanylate kinase, translating into MRKDDLHAVASAPAEACAGRRGLLFVLSAPSGTGKTTLVGRLVERVPDLVRSRSYTSRGARPGEVDGVDYHFVAPARFRDMIAAGAFLEWADVFGRLYGTGAAETEGCRAAGRDVVLVIDVQGARQVRRQVQDAVSVFVLPPSFEALEERLRSRGREAAGGSDLERRLRTARQEVAMIDEYDYVVVNDEIDACVDRLRHIVLAERSRAAAMRERTRDIVETFRAVDSPLQRTGAD